CACCCGGGTGCAGAAGACCTCTCTCAACAACTGGCTGAGACTCGAGCGCGTTTGACCGACCACTATCGCTTGACCAATGAAACGTTAGCCGAGCGAAAGGACGAGCTTCATTCGCTGCGAGAAGACTTGAATTCCCAAGAAACTCGCCTGCGGCAGCAACGCCGCGAGCTACAGATGTGGGCAGATCGGCGGTATGACGAGATCGAAACTCGTACAGCTCACCTCATCCGACGCGAACGAGAACTCGATCAGATGGAAGCTGAATTCGCCAGACAATCGCTCCAGTGGCAGCAACAGCGCGAAGATTACCGGCAAGAAATCGAACGGCTCTCATGGGAATTGCGAAGCGGCTCCGCCGTGGCCACCTCCTGAGAAGTGGCCAGTCAGCACGAGCTATCGCTGGCTGATCGTTAGCTCACCGGGGCTTGTTGGCTCCGACTCCTCGGAGACTCGAGCACGACGATTCGCTTCCTGCACAGCCTGCACCGCCAAGTTCAGATTGGCCGCATTGAAATAAAGCTGCTGGTAGCCGCTGAGATGCTTGATCTTGACCTTACCCGCCAGTTCCTGCCAACTCAAACCATCACTCAGGTGCCATGCAGCTGCCTGGGCGGAAGCTTGATCAAGCTGGTTGTATCCAAGCATCTTACAAACCTCGATCAGGGGAGCTTTGTCAGTGAAGCTTTCAATCGGTTTGAGTTCATAAGCCATCCGAGGATTGGGATCTTTCTTTCCATGCTCGAGGCAAACGGTAACGACCTTTATTTTGCCGACGCGCCCGGGGCCGATGTTAAACATGCCACCGCCCATGCCACCCATGCCCATGCCGCCCATGCCGCCACCCATGCCTTGACCGCCGCCCATGCCGCCACCACCCATGCCGCCCATGCCACCCATGCCACCCATTTGAGCGAGGACCGGTAGGCCGACAAAAGCTTCAGGCATTTTGATCGAAAGAGGCCGATTCGTCTTGTTCTTCACAATGACGGTTGCCTGCTCAGAGTTTTTTGGAATCAATTTCACGTCGACCTGTTCGGCCTTCATAGCAGCAAAGAGTTCGACTTGATCGCCAGTATTTCGGGCTACACGATCAGCCGCGCAGACATTGGACGCAACGGCCGAAAGGCAGATGAGCCCCAGTACGGCGAGACAGCGACACGACATGGTTTAATCTCCGTTCCCGTGGAATAAAAAAGGAGGCAGGATCGCGTAGGGGTACCAGATCGGCCGCCTGCGAGGTTTGCCTAGACTACAGAATAATCGCCCCAATGCGGATTTCCAAGTGTTTTTCAATTTGAACACGGAGCTAAGCGTCGGCAGAATCCGCACAATCTGAGCGGTTCGACCCGATTAAACCAGCACCCCATCTTCGTTCTGTCGATCAACCGGCCCGAACGAAGAGCTTCCCGCGATCCCTCTCCAAATCCAAAATTCTGTTTCCCACCAGAACAAAAGTGCGTTTTTTCACCGATTATCGGGCTAAATCGGAACGCTCGAGGATCTGGCGATGATCACCCCACTTGGTTGAATCTCGCCTCAAACGGCCAGCGATCCGCATATCCTGCCAGTTCAACCCGTTTAGCGCATGCTATGTTATTGACAGATTTCCTGCGGATTAATTACACTCCGAAGCCTCACCTATTACCTGCCCATGAAACTGGATTTTCAATGCCTTCCGAGCCTGAAAAGGTTGGGCGGCGCAAGTTCCCCCGGCAGGGGTGACCAAGGACTTCTCACAGAAGATCGGTAAAAGGAGTGCCTTCGGGACGAACCGAAGTGACCGACTTGAATCATTTGCCTCCGATGTTTTTGACTGTTCATCCCATTGCGCGTGGATGGCGAAGGGAATCGACACACGGCCCAGGAACAAGCTCGAGCGAAAGTCATACCTTTGACAACCTCATTTGCTCGCCCAACAAAATCCAGTCGAAGAAGTAAAAAGGAAACTAATGTTTAGGCTCATGTCACGAAGCTGGAAAGCCCTACAGAGCGCGTCGGCGGCAACCGCCGTCGTGCTGATTACTGCCTCAACTCTTTGGGGACAAGCCCCCGAAACAACGGGAGAAACGCCCGAGGCGGCCGCGAGCAGTTTTAACGCCACGGAAGCTACGATTTGGACCATCGCCTTTGTCGGCTCGATCGTTGCCCTTGTCTTTGCCTATCGTTTCTTTAAACAAATGATGGCTGCCGACGAAGGAAACGATCGGATGATTGAAATCGCGGGTCACGTCCGCGAGGGTGCCAACGCTTATCTGCGTCAGCAATACTTTGTGGTCTCGATCTTTTTTGTGCTGATCGTGATCGTGTTGGCCATCTTTGCTTTTGTGCTCGATGTTCAAAGCAAATGGGTTCCCTTCGCGTTCTTAACGGGTGGTTTCTTTTCTGGACTCGCCGGTTGGTGCGGCATGAAGACGGCCACTTGGGCCAGCAGCCGAACGGCGGCCGGAGCTCAAAAATCACTCAATCAGGGGTTACAGGTCGCGTTTCGATCGGGGGCCGTGATGGGTCTGACCGTAGTCGGTCTGGGCTTATTAGACATCACTATTTGGTTCGCGCTGCTCAAATGGATCGTGGGAATGCCGCTGGCAGAAATCACGGTGACCATGTTGTGCTTTGGTATGGGAGCAAGTGCTCAAGCGTTGTTCGCCCGAGTCGGCGGTGGAATTTTCACAAAAGCCGCGGACGTTGGTGCCGACCTGGTGGGCAAAGTTGAACAAGGCATTCCGGAAGATGACCCGCGGAATCCTGCCACCATTGCCGACAACGTCGGTGACAATGTGGGTGACGTCGCGGGCATGGGCGCTGACCTTTACGAATCCTACTGCGGATCGATTCTTGCCACCGCAGCCTTAGGCGTAGCCGCTTTCTCGGGTTCCGGTATTCAGGCAATCGGGTTGACGCCCGATCAGGCTCAATTACAAGCTTTGCTGCTGCCGATGGCGATCGCGGCCGTTGGTATCTTCCTCTCCATCCTGGGCATCTTTTTGGTGCGTACGGGTGAAGACGCTACACAGAAGAATTTGCTCAAGGCTCTGGGTCGCGGAATCAACGCATCGACGGTCTTGGTTGCGATTGCTGCCGTGCTGCTCGCTTGGTGGCTGATGCCACACAACGAGGAGACTTTGATTTCGTCCGGCATCCCAATCCCTGGCGTAGCTGTCAGTATTGTTGTCGGTCTATTAGCCGGCTGGTTAATCGGAAAATGGACGGAATATTCCACGAGTGATGAATACAGTCCCACGAAAAAACTCGCCGAACAAGCTGAGACTGGCCCAGCCACGCTCATCATCGGCGGTGTGGCCGACGGGATGATGAGCGTTTGGTTCCCTGTGATCGTTATCTGCGTCGCTACCCTGACCGCCTTTGGCTTTGCCAGCGGGTGGAACTTCGCCGACATCAGCTACTTTTCAATTGGCCTGTATGGAGTAGGCATTGCAGCAGTCGGCATGCTCAGCACACTGGGTATCACATTGGCGACCGACGCCTACGGCCCAATCGCTGACAACGCAGGCGGTAATGCCGAGATGGCAGGTTTGGAGCCGATTGTTCGCGAACGCACCGATGCACTGGATAGTCTCGGAAACACAACCGCTGCGACAGGCAAAGGATTCGCAATCGGCTCGGCAGCTCTCACCGCTCTCGCGCTACTGGCAGCCTACGTCGAGGAAGTCCGAATTGGTTTTGACCGTTGGGGCGAGGCCGCCGTGGAACAAATCGAAGCTGAAACGGGCTACTTCAAGCTGTCCAACGGCTTCATTCTGCACAAACATGGCGATCACGCACATCATTTTTTGGCACTTCCGGCTGAATTGCGCAAGCCTGAAATCACCGATAAATGGGGCGACTTGGATTTCCGATCCGGCCCGGTGCAAATCCCGGACGAGATGTTCAAAAGCATGGAACACGGCGAGCTTGCTTTCGCTGATACGGGAGGCAAACTGATCGCCGTCGACAAGGCCACCCTGGTCGATTTTGCCACCTACTATGACGCCTCACTCATGAATCCCAAAGTACTGGTTGGAGTCTTTCTCGGAGCCATGGCGACATTCGTCTTCTGTGCCATGACCATGAAAGCGGTGGGTCGAGCTGCCAAGGGAATGGTCGAGGAAGTTCGACGTCAGTTCCGCGAAAAACCGGGAATCATGGAAGGCTCGGAACAACCGGATTACGCTGCCCCGGTGGCGATCAGTACCAAGGCAGCCCAAGTCGAAATGGTGCTGCCTTCGCTACTCGGTCTTGCCACGCCCGTTGTGGTCGGCATTTTGCTCGGCGTAGGTGGCGTGCTGGGATTGCTCGTCGGTACCCTCACGACCGGCTTCTGTCTGGCGATCTTCATGGCCAATGCGGGTGGTGCCTGGGACAATGCCAAGAAATATATCGAAGCCGGCCACCATGGAGGCAAGGGATCGGAAGCTCACAAAGCGGGAGTCGTCGGCGACACGGTCGGCGATCCGTTTAAAGACACGAGCGGTCCGAGCCTCAATATCTTGATCAAGCTGATGAGCATGGTCAGTGTGGTGGTCGCCGGTTTCGTCGTCCGCTACAGCCTCATGGCACTTGGAATCTTTTAGCAAATCAGTCTAGGTGTCATGCTCGCTACAGCTTGACACCCAGGTTAAGCTTTTTAACAAAGGGCATACCAAACGGTGATTGGTATGCCCTTTCGCTTTGATTTCAGCCACTTTTCTTGACGCTGTGCCATAAATGGCCAGTTTTGACTTGAAAACGTAACAGGGCTGAACCTTTTCGACAGCTGCCGGTCTGGTTACCATACAAGCAGACAAGAGCAACCCAGTTCGAAAAGGAGACTACGTGCCTGAATCCAAAATGGTCCAGCCAGCCAACAACTCAGTCGACAAAGCGGCACGTGCTCTACAACTTGCCGTGGCCGCTGCTCAAACCGCGGATGAGAACCGGGGGCAAAACATTGCGGTCCTCGACGTGCGACAACTGACCTGCATGTTTGATTACTTCGTGATCGCAACCGGCGCAAGCCGTCGTCAATTGCACGCAATGAGCGAGGAGATCGACCACAAGCTGGAAGATGATCTTAACGATCAACGAATGGGGATCGAGGGTTACTCAGAAAGTCGATGGATTCTGCTCGACTACGGCAGCGTGGTGATTCACTTGTTCGATCAAGAGACGCGAGATTTTTTTGCGATCGAAGAGATGTGGGCGGAAGCACCCCGCATCGCGTGGGAGCGAGAAAGCTCGCAGTCCTAACGGCGAAGCCTATTTCACCGCAAGGGTCGATCGCTTTTCCCTCCGATCGACCCCGCGGCCAACTCTGCTCAGAGGCGGCAATTTCTCAGCTTGGCCCTCTTGCCTCCGATAAACTGCCGCGCGACCGCTGTCGATCTCTTCTCGCTTTCGTCTTTGCGGGTTAAAGTGTGCCATCTGAATTCAGACTGGTCATCTTCACTCCGCCTGGCCCGCAACCAACAAACCATGAACATATTGCACGAATTACGGGACCGCTTCCGAACAACTCTCGAGCGTCTCATCACCGATCCATCCGCCGAATTGGACATGATTCGGCCTGCTCAGGATGCTCGCTTTGGTGACTACCAGGCAAATTGCGCGATGCCGCTGGGAAAGAAGCTCGGCAAGCCTCCACGGGAAGTAGCCCAACAAATCACAGCTTCCCTTCAAATCGATGACTTTTGCCACCCGGCTGAAATCGCTGGCCCGGGTTTCATTAATTTGCAAGTGCAAGATACTTGGATTGCGGAGCAGCTCCATGTGGCCACCGAAGACGAAAGACTTGGCATCAAGGCGATCCCCCAACCCAAAACATATGTCATTGATTTTTCATCGCCGAATGTCGCCAAGCCGATGCACGTTGGACACATTCGATCAACCGTCATCGGTGATTCGCTCTGTCGAATCCTGCGGTTCCTGGGTAACACGGTGGTTTCGGATAATCATCTGGGCGATTGGGGCACCCAATTCGGAATGATCATCTACGGTTACCGCAACTTTGCAAATCCGACTGCCTATCAGCAAGCACCGGTGCAAGAGCTAGGTCGGGTTTATCGTGTTGTCCGTCGACTGGTGGATTACCACGAGGCAGTTGCACAACAACCTGTCGTCGCGGATCGGATCACAGAACTGGAAACGGAGCTAGAAACGGCGGAACAACAGTCGGCCGATGACAAAGCGGCGCAGAAAAAACAAAAAAAGATCATCAAGAAACTGAAGTCTCAACTCTCCGATACGCGAGCGAGCCTTGCGAGCCTTGCGGAAAAGCTATCCGCTGCTCAAAACGACACGGCCTTCGCGGCACGGATCGCTGAACATGCGACAATCGGTCAAGACGTTTTACAAGAAACCGCAAAACTGCACGCGGGGGATCCTGACAACGCCAAGTTGTGGGAGGATTTTCTTCCCAAGTGTCGCGCTGAAATCGAACGTGTTTACGGTCGCCTCGGCGTCACGTTTGACGAAGAACTGGGTGAAAGTTTCTACCACGATCGTTTGGGTACCGTCGTCGATGACTTGGTGCAACGTGGTTTAGCGAGCGAAAGCGAAGGGGCAACTTGTGTCTTTCTAGATGGCTTTGAAGCACCCATGATCATCCGCAAGAAGGATGGTGCTTTCCTGTACGCGACAACCGACTTGGCCACGATCCAGTATCGCAGGGAGCGTTGGTCGCCGGATGCCATTCTATATGTTGTCGATTTTCGACAGGCAGACCATTTCGATAAACTATTCGCCGCTGCGAAAAAGTGGGGCATCCAAGACGTCGAACTTAAACACATCGAATTTGGCACGGTACTCGGCGATGATGGCAAGCCCTTTAAAACACGCTCGGGAGACACCGTCGGCTTAGAGTCATTACTGGACGCAGCCGTTGAACACGCAGCGGCGGTCGTGAATGCAAACGACGACGGCAAACCGAACGGCCCGGAACTTTCGTCCGAACAACGCACCCAAATCGCCAACATCGTTGGGCATGCAGCGATCAAATACGCGGACTTGTCGCAAAACAGGGCCAGCGATTACGTTTACAATGAAGACAAAATGGTGGCGCTTCGAGGCAATACGGCCACCTATCTGCAGTACTCCTACGCTCGTGTGAAAAGCATCTTCGCTCGCGGTGGAATTGACATCGAAAGCTTGCGACAATCCGGCATGAGGATTTCGCTCGAACACGAAAAGGAACGAGCCCTGGGCTTGCAGATCCTGAGATTTTCAGAAGCGTTGGAGGAAGTAAGCACCGATTACCGCCCCAATCACTTAACCAATTATTTGTACGAGCTGGCCACTTCCTTTTCGGGATTCTTTGAAGCGTGCCCCGTCATCAAGGCGGAATCCACGGAGTTGCGTGACAGCCGAGCTCTGCTATGTGATTTGACAGCTCGCACCTTGCAAACCGGCTTGTCGTTACTTGGGATCCAGGTTGTGGAGAAAATGTAACGATCTCCTAGCAGCCGCGCGGTGCAGCATTTGAGGTAACAGGATGGCCAAACTCATACCGCCAAAACTTAACACGATCTATTGCGGGGATGCCAAAGTCCAACTTGGCCGTCTCGAACCTGGCTTTGCGGATACGATCGTCACAAGTCCGCCTTATTTCCGGCAAAGAAATTACGCGAATGCGAATCAGGTCGGACAGGAGCGGACCCCCGAAGAATACATCGAGCGACTAGTCGCTCTCTTTCGGGCTGCCAGGCAATCATTGCACGACCACGGCACATTGTGGCTTGTGTTGGGCGACAAATACCAGGCCAAACGACTGTTAGGCATGCCCTGGCGTGTCGCGTTGGCATTACAAGAAGACGGCTGGTACCTTCGCAGCGATATCATCTGGCAAAAGCCCAACGCCATGCCGTCAGCCGTCAAGAACCGTCCCACGACCGACCACGAATATGTCTTTCTGTTGAGCAAGGGCGAGTCGTATTACTACGATATCGACGCGATCCGCGAACCTCACGTCACCTTCTCTGAAAACAGTCGTATGAAAGGCGGACGGAATCACTTTTTCAAACGAGACAGCACGCCCGAAAACGGCAAGAACGGGGGCCATCCCAATCTGCACAATGGTCGTTGGGACCAAGCCTTTCATCCCAAAGGACGAAACAAACGCACCGTTTGGTCAATTCCCCTCTCAAAAGTTCGAGAAGCTCATTTTGCGGTGTTCCCGGAATCACTCGTCGAAACGTGCGTTTTAGCCGGTTGTCCCGATCAGGGAGTTGTTCTTGATCCGTTCATGGGGAGTGGCACCACCGCGATTGTTTCCCAACGTTTGAATCGAAACTTCGTCGGCATCGAATGCGTGCAGGACTATTGCAAGATGGCACGAAAACGCATCAAAAGAGCGAAGCAAGACGAATCGTCGAAGCCAAACTAAAGCGATGAAAGGTCAGCCTTCTTGGACCGGTGGATCGACGGGAGGCACCTGATCCAACAAACTGGCTTTCTCTCGCTCCAGTGAAGCAATCGTCGCTTCGTGTTCACCTAACAGAAGGCGAAGCTGCTCCAGATCCAGCGTGGATCTCGCACGCACCGCCTCTAGTTCAGTCGAAAGCTCTCGCACTTGAATTTGGTGTTCATCCAAGCTGATCTGCATCGCGACTTGCTCACGATGCAATTGAGCCAATTGCCATTGCTCCGTCCCGCCTACGATCGGCTCTTCTGAGACCGCTTCGCTCACCGGGACGGAAACTTGCCTCGCCTCGACTAATTCCTGTTCGAGCGCTGCACAACGTTCGCAGGCCTCCGCGGGCGTCTCCCGACTCACGGGAGCGATTCCCACGGGACTGGCCGCTTCAGAAGTTGCGGCCGCGGAGAATGGAATCGTGGCAACTTCGCCGCGGTAGTTTTCGCCTCGTAAGTTTGCCAACTGCCGTTGAACAATCTCATATTGTGCCTTGTATCGATACGTCACCAAGTAGCCAATTGCAACACCGATACCAAGTCCGATCAGCGCGGCCACAATCGGGGCAATCATAGTTTCACCTTACAACAGCTACAGTCTTCGTGAATACAGCTACAGTCTTCGTGAATTGTGCGGAGGTGTCCCAGTCGCTGGTTTTACACCTGGATCCCCATTCGTTGAATGGCGGGTAACCAAACGGGAATCAGTCCAGACGGACGACAGAGTTCATCAACGGCTTTTCCCACTCCTGGCCAGCGTTCGGTTTCGTGCAACTCGTCGAATACGATCCACGATCCACTTTCCATCCTGGGTAGGCATGCTTGCAAACAGTCTCGTGTCGATTCATAGAGATCTGCATCAAGATGCAAAAAGCAAATACGATCCGGCAAATTTGCTTCCAAAGTCCGATCGAAATAGCCGGGAATGAGTTGCAACCGGTCCAGATCGTTCGGGGTGCAGAACGCCGCCCCACGTGCGAGCGTCTCGATGGTGTCACGTACCGTTTGCAACGTCGAATCGGCCCAACCGTCAATCTCTCCAACCTTCTCAACCCGATCACCAATGTCGTGCTCACTCGCGGGCGGAAAGCCCGTAAACGAGTCAAATCCAATCACCTTTCGATTCAGCGAATAATAGGCGTTTGCGAAGAGAAAGACACTCAGAAATTGTCCCCGCCCCACACCGCACTCGACAATCTCGCCAGGCACCTCTTTGAGCTGTGAAAATAAATCGAAAAAGCCGTGGACCCGCAGATCAAATTCGGCCGTCGCAGTCGGCATTTTCTTGAGAAATCGATACCAAATTCGCTTTCGTAAACGGTAGGCCTCTTCACACGGAGCATCGCTGACTTCATGCTCTAGTTGGTTCAATAGAAAATTACGCCTGGTACCGGCACTCCGCGTCGAGAGTAACGCCTGCAACAGTTTGGTATAGATAAAACTCGATGGCTCTCGCTGGGTCGATTTCATCGATCTCTCTTCTTCAAGACATCGCCTGGGACAACGATCAACGGCACTTATCGATGCGACTGCCAGAACGGGAAACGGAATGATCCTCTGTGAATCGATGGAGAAGTAATTCACAAATTTCGCGAACCGCACCCTGCCCTGCTGAAGCGGTAAGCACCACGCTGGCTGCCGCCTTGGCATCCGGTAAAGCGTCCGCCGCGGCCAAACCACAACCGACTCGAGTCAAGCTGTCCAGATCGTCCTGGCCATTTCCAAAATAGGCCGCTTGTTCGGGCAAAATGTCGTTCTGCGACAACCATTCCAACAATGTGGGCGAGTTAACTTTCGATTTATCAATGACGTCTAACCCAAGATCCCTGCACCATGCCGAGACGACCGGGTTCATCTCCGGCAACAATACCAGCAATTCCAGACCGAGCGAGCGAAGTTGCTTCACATCAAGCCCGTTCAATAGATCAGTATTCACGGTCTCATGCGAAAGACTCGAGAGACTATCATTCGTCAATAGTCGATCACCATCAAAAGCGATCGCTTTCAAATTTTCGGGAATTAGTTCGCGCTTGTGCTCATGCGGTTGCTCATGCGGTTGCTCATGCGGTTGCAGTTGCTTGGCCAACATGACTTGCGCTACTTCCAAATCAACCAACTCGTTGACGTCCAAATGACGATTTCGCGGAACGACAAACATGGACGTGCGACCAAAAAAACGATGGCGATGGGTTCGAAACCCATCTGTCTTCATAACGTAGACCGATCCACATTCAACATAAGTCGGATCCAACTGCTGTCTCATGAGTCGTTTCGACTTATCGTGGTTGACACCAACCCCGTCGCCATTTTGTTGCTTCCAGACAAATTCATGAAAATGGGTCACGGCCAGCGCGCTATCAGATTCTTCTAACAGCAGCGAATGGACCACATCGTCGATGTCCCCACCTGTCGTCAACGGAGCCGTGCATTGCAAGAACACTGTCAAATCAGGCTGATAGTTCTCGGACGCGTCCAGCGTCTCCAGCACGTGCAACAAGGCCAACTCTGACGAATCAAAATCGCCGCTTAATGCGGCCGGTCGCCAAACCACCTCTGCTCCATGCTCCTCGGCAACTTGACCGATGTCGGCGTCGTCCGTACTGACCACCACACGATCGATATGACAACTGGATTTGGCCGCTTCAATCATCCAAACGATCAGCGGTCTGCCACATAAGGGCGCAAGATTCTTGCGTGGAATGGCCTTCGAACCACCGCGTGCAGGAATGATGGCAAGCACTTCCATGTGTTACCTCCGGGTTGTTTGGCATCGGACCTTCGCCGACGCAAGCGTCCATGGTGATAATCCATGGTCTGATTTGCGGTCAACAGCGATTGGTGCTAGCGTCGCGGAATTTACGAACAATTGCCGGGGTCAAATGGCATCTCAGATCGCTAAGCAGAGATTTTCCGCGACCACGCGGGCGACTTGGGCAGCATTTGGGAAGGCCAGACCTTGGCAAGACGAGACCGCATCCAGGTCTTCAGACCCGGCTGAAGACCGCCCCCATTGAACCGTCCCTGATAGTCGGCGGCTGGCTGGTAGTAGCGATAGGGCTCTCCGAAGGTGGCCTGATAGTAGCCATATTGGAGTGCCGGCAGGATATCTTGAGGCGCCAAACGGCGCGACAGCAAGGCGATCAATTGATCATGACTGCCGGGATTGAAGGTCGCATTTAACTCTCGGTAGAGTGCAATCCCAGCCAAGACCGACGGTTTCCGCCAATAGGCCGCTTCGATACCGACAGTCGATCCGAAAGTCAGCACCGTATCCGATGCACGTATCAACGCGTAAGTGCTCACCGAATCTTCTGCTGGAATCACGGTCAGATTATTTCCGACCAAATGGTGAACGGCGCGGGTTTGTGGATTATTCACCCCTTTCAAATTGGGATGCACGCGGATGTAGAGATGCGTTTGTTCGCATGCCTTCATCGCATGGACGATTTGCTGCAACCCATCCAGTTGACTTTTGTAGAGGGGATTTTTCCAGCTTTCGCCAATCGCTGCGAATTCATCTTCCGAGGAGGTAAAGATGGCGACGTTGCGTTTCGTCGGCGACCATTGTCCTGGAAGTTGTCCATTGTTCTGGGAATCAACGAAGCAGCGTCCCGATCGCACCCTTCCGCTTGCCCGCTCGTCGAACCAGCGTTCGGCCTGCAACTCTCGATCGGCTTCACCCTGCTCCCAGGTTTGCTGGACCGTCTTTGCACAGGCCAAGTGATCATGCGGCAAACGATTTTCATAGATTGAGTAGTAAGAATGGTCCTGGCCGACGTCATGAATCCGACAGTCGATCCCCTCAGCTTGGCAGGCGCGAAAGGCGGCTCGCAACGGTGCATAGCGACCATTGAAGACATAAACGCGATCCACGGTTTGTTCACGAAGTCGTGCTCGAAGCGAATAATAGACGCTCCAAGCCGCTCGCATCAGACCCGCCAATTCAAATGCATGGGCTCGTAAATCCACTTCGGAATCCCGATGTCGCGTAATCAATGACGACAAGACCGCCCAGCCAATATCAAAATTCTCTACGTGAAACGACTGCATGTGCTCGCGATCCAAAAACTCGGTCGGTAGTTCCTGGAGTTGCTGTTCCTGCTGGTCCGTCAAACGATAGTAGGTTGCAACCTGAAAGGGACCACGGATCCGCCGCAACCCAAGTTGACTGCGGCCAATACAGCGAACACATCGGGAAGCTTGTTGACGCGGATTATTGTCACAGGCCTGCATCTCACCGCGGCAGGTCAGCACCGTAACGTCGTCACCTGCATCAACGTGTTTCTGGATCAACTCAAGATCGGTGACATGCAATTTCCAGTGTGCATAAGGTGCAAAGACAACGACGCGCATGATTCCGATCCTGAAGGCAATTATGACACAGAAACGCCAACTGTCGGTTGCCTGCTTTGAGCAGCCGCAACCGACACGTGCGGTTTCCGAGGGGCGGGGATTCGACGCTGATCGATGGCATGACCTGTCAGGGCAAAGGATTGGCGAATACGCATCGAGAACGGGGTTCTT
The sequence above is drawn from the Pirellulaceae bacterium genome and encodes:
- a CDS encoding sodium-translocating pyrophosphatase, giving the protein MFRLMSRSWKALQSASAATAVVLITASTLWGQAPETTGETPEAAASSFNATEATIWTIAFVGSIVALVFAYRFFKQMMAADEGNDRMIEIAGHVREGANAYLRQQYFVVSIFFVLIVIVLAIFAFVLDVQSKWVPFAFLTGGFFSGLAGWCGMKTATWASSRTAAGAQKSLNQGLQVAFRSGAVMGLTVVGLGLLDITIWFALLKWIVGMPLAEITVTMLCFGMGASAQALFARVGGGIFTKAADVGADLVGKVEQGIPEDDPRNPATIADNVGDNVGDVAGMGADLYESYCGSILATAALGVAAFSGSGIQAIGLTPDQAQLQALLLPMAIAAVGIFLSILGIFLVRTGEDATQKNLLKALGRGINASTVLVAIAAVLLAWWLMPHNEETLISSGIPIPGVAVSIVVGLLAGWLIGKWTEYSTSDEYSPTKKLAEQAETGPATLIIGGVADGMMSVWFPVIVICVATLTAFGFASGWNFADISYFSIGLYGVGIAAVGMLSTLGITLATDAYGPIADNAGGNAEMAGLEPIVRERTDALDSLGNTTAATGKGFAIGSAALTALALLAAYVEEVRIGFDRWGEAAVEQIEAETGYFKLSNGFILHKHGDHAHHFLALPAELRKPEITDKWGDLDFRSGPVQIPDEMFKSMEHGELAFADTGGKLIAVDKATLVDFATYYDASLMNPKVLVGVFLGAMATFVFCAMTMKAVGRAAKGMVEEVRRQFREKPGIMEGSEQPDYAAPVAISTKAAQVEMVLPSLLGLATPVVVGILLGVGGVLGLLVGTLTTGFCLAIFMANAGGAWDNAKKYIEAGHHGGKGSEAHKAGVVGDTVGDPFKDTSGPSLNILIKLMSMVSVVVAGFVVRYSLMALGIF
- the rsfS gene encoding ribosome silencing factor, translated to MPESKMVQPANNSVDKAARALQLAVAAAQTADENRGQNIAVLDVRQLTCMFDYFVIATGASRRQLHAMSEEIDHKLEDDLNDQRMGIEGYSESRWILLDYGSVVIHLFDQETRDFFAIEEMWAEAPRIAWERESSQS
- a CDS encoding acylneuraminate cytidylyltransferase, with protein sequence MEVLAIIPARGGSKAIPRKNLAPLCGRPLIVWMIEAAKSSCHIDRVVVSTDDADIGQVAEEHGAEVVWRPAALSGDFDSSELALLHVLETLDASENYQPDLTVFLQCTAPLTTGGDIDDVVHSLLLEESDSALAVTHFHEFVWKQQNGDGVGVNHDKSKRLMRQQLDPTYVECGSVYVMKTDGFRTHRHRFFGRTSMFVVPRNRHLDVNELVDLEVAQVMLAKQLQPHEQPHEQPHEHKRELIPENLKAIAFDGDRLLTNDSLSSLSHETVNTDLLNGLDVKQLRSLGLELLVLLPEMNPVVSAWCRDLGLDVIDKSKVNSPTLLEWLSQNDILPEQAAYFGNGQDDLDSLTRVGCGLAAADALPDAKAAASVVLTASAGQGAVREICELLLHRFTEDHSVSRSGSRIDKCR
- the argS gene encoding arginine--tRNA ligase — its product is MNILHELRDRFRTTLERLITDPSAELDMIRPAQDARFGDYQANCAMPLGKKLGKPPREVAQQITASLQIDDFCHPAEIAGPGFINLQVQDTWIAEQLHVATEDERLGIKAIPQPKTYVIDFSSPNVAKPMHVGHIRSTVIGDSLCRILRFLGNTVVSDNHLGDWGTQFGMIIYGYRNFANPTAYQQAPVQELGRVYRVVRRLVDYHEAVAQQPVVADRITELETELETAEQQSADDKAAQKKQKKIIKKLKSQLSDTRASLASLAEKLSAAQNDTAFAARIAEHATIGQDVLQETAKLHAGDPDNAKLWEDFLPKCRAEIERVYGRLGVTFDEELGESFYHDRLGTVVDDLVQRGLASESEGATCVFLDGFEAPMIIRKKDGAFLYATTDLATIQYRRERWSPDAILYVVDFRQADHFDKLFAAAKKWGIQDVELKHIEFGTVLGDDGKPFKTRSGDTVGLESLLDAAVEHAAAVVNANDDGKPNGPELSSEQRTQIANIVGHAAIKYADLSQNRASDYVYNEDKMVALRGNTATYLQYSYARVKSIFARGGIDIESLRQSGMRISLEHEKERALGLQILRFSEALEEVSTDYRPNHLTNYLYELATSFSGFFEACPVIKAESTELRDSRALLCDLTARTLQTGLSLLGIQVVEKM
- a CDS encoding TylF/MycF/NovP-related O-methyltransferase, whose translation is MKSTQREPSSFIYTKLLQALLSTRSAGTRRNFLLNQLEHEVSDAPCEEAYRLRKRIWYRFLKKMPTATAEFDLRVHGFFDLFSQLKEVPGEIVECGVGRGQFLSVFLFANAYYSLNRKVIGFDSFTGFPPASEHDIGDRVEKVGEIDGWADSTLQTVRDTIETLARGAAFCTPNDLDRLQLIPGYFDRTLEANLPDRICFLHLDADLYESTRDCLQACLPRMESGSWIVFDELHETERWPGVGKAVDELCRPSGLIPVWLPAIQRMGIQV
- a CDS encoding site-specific DNA-methyltransferase, which gives rise to MAKLIPPKLNTIYCGDAKVQLGRLEPGFADTIVTSPPYFRQRNYANANQVGQERTPEEYIERLVALFRAARQSLHDHGTLWLVLGDKYQAKRLLGMPWRVALALQEDGWYLRSDIIWQKPNAMPSAVKNRPTTDHEYVFLLSKGESYYYDIDAIREPHVTFSENSRMKGGRNHFFKRDSTPENGKNGGHPNLHNGRWDQAFHPKGRNKRTVWSIPLSKVREAHFAVFPESLVETCVLAGCPDQGVVLDPFMGSGTTAIVSQRLNRNFVGIECVQDYCKMARKRIKRAKQDESSKPN